The following proteins come from a genomic window of Gordonia westfalica:
- a CDS encoding pseudouridine synthase, translating to MVLRSGPESTVGDALLASPSLAGLGIEELHARASSGEIVDADGRPVDLDAPSRMNVSLYLYRDLPDEVPIPFDVPVLYRDDNIVVVDKPHFLATMPRGRHVTQTALVRLRRELGSDTISPAHRLDRLTAGVLLFTLRPEVRSAYQQLFATRTARKEYRALAPVDETLAETVTVRDRIEKTAGDLRARVVDGPVNAISDITLVERTAQGGVYRLVPHTGRTHQLRLHMSSLGVPIVDDPLYPDVRPELAERPDHGDFTSPLRLVAHVLEFTDPLDGTERRFTSRRSVLP from the coding sequence GTGGTGTTGCGGTCGGGGCCCGAATCCACCGTCGGCGATGCACTGCTCGCGTCGCCAAGCCTCGCGGGTCTCGGAATCGAGGAGTTGCACGCGCGTGCCTCGTCCGGCGAGATCGTCGACGCCGACGGTCGACCCGTCGACCTCGACGCGCCGTCGCGGATGAACGTCTCGCTCTACCTGTACCGCGACCTCCCCGACGAGGTCCCGATTCCCTTCGACGTCCCGGTGCTCTACCGCGACGACAACATCGTCGTCGTGGACAAGCCGCACTTCCTGGCCACCATGCCGCGGGGTCGTCATGTGACGCAGACCGCGCTGGTACGACTCCGGCGGGAACTGGGCAGCGACACGATCTCGCCGGCCCACCGGCTCGACCGGCTCACCGCCGGCGTCCTGCTGTTCACGCTGCGCCCGGAGGTGCGATCGGCGTACCAGCAGCTGTTCGCAACACGTACCGCGCGCAAGGAGTACCGCGCGCTGGCGCCGGTCGACGAGACCCTCGCCGAGACCGTCACAGTGCGCGACCGGATCGAGAAAACCGCCGGTGACCTGCGGGCACGCGTCGTCGACGGCCCGGTCAACGCCATCAGCGACATCACCCTCGTCGAGCGGACCGCGCAGGGCGGCGTGTACCGCCTGGTCCCGCACACCGGGCGCACCCACCAGCTGCGACTGCACATGTCGTCGCTGGGCGTCCCCATCGTCGACGACCCGCTGTATCCCGACGTCCGCCCGGAGCTGGCCGAACGGCCTGACCACGGGGACTTCACCTCGCCCCTGCGGCTCGTCGCGCACGTCCTGGAGTTCACGGACCCGCTCGACGGGACGGAACGCCGGTTCACCAGCCGGCGTTCGGTGCTGCCCTGA